In Pseudomonas fluorescens, a genomic segment contains:
- a CDS encoding efflux RND transporter periplasmic adaptor subunit, whose protein sequence is MIQRRSTSFMFIGLLPFALAACSEAQPPDPRLQAPLVRVSLVQPSVPEARLYTGVVAARVQSDLGFRVPGKVTERLVDTGQSVKRGQPLMRIDANDLTLTARAQQEAVLAAMARSRQASDDELRYRDLVSVGAVSASAYAGIKAAADSAKAQLNAAKAQADVAKNSTGYSTLLADSDGVVVDTLAEPGQVVVAGQVVVRVAHSGQREAVIQLPETLRPALGSSATAQLYGLDQHEGKAHLRQLSDSADRLTRTFEARYVLEGALANATLGATISVAIGGTPTAINSEVQVPVASLYDAGKGPGVWVVSREPEQVTWRPVTFLGLSDAETARVTGHLNVNDRIVALGVHLLSEGEQVRAQVAGNAQAAVAEVRR, encoded by the coding sequence ATGATCCAGCGCCGTTCCACTTCATTTATGTTCATCGGTCTATTGCCGTTTGCCTTGGCTGCATGCAGCGAGGCACAGCCTCCTGATCCTCGTCTCCAGGCTCCTTTGGTTCGCGTCAGCCTGGTTCAGCCTTCTGTACCTGAAGCTCGCCTATACACCGGCGTCGTAGCGGCTCGGGTTCAGAGTGACCTTGGTTTTCGAGTGCCCGGAAAGGTGACGGAACGCCTCGTGGACACCGGCCAGAGCGTCAAGCGTGGACAGCCGCTTATGCGCATTGATGCGAACGATCTGACGCTGACAGCGCGGGCGCAGCAAGAAGCGGTGCTCGCAGCAATGGCTCGATCCCGACAGGCCTCTGATGACGAGTTGCGCTACCGTGATCTGGTGTCTGTCGGTGCTGTATCTGCTTCGGCCTACGCAGGAATCAAAGCAGCCGCCGACTCGGCCAAGGCTCAACTGAATGCCGCCAAAGCCCAGGCTGATGTGGCGAAAAACTCCACCGGTTATTCAACCTTGCTGGCCGACTCCGACGGGGTTGTTGTAGACACCTTAGCGGAGCCGGGGCAGGTAGTAGTTGCAGGCCAGGTGGTAGTGCGTGTTGCCCATTCCGGACAACGTGAGGCCGTTATTCAATTACCTGAAACGCTACGTCCTGCTCTGGGCTCTTCGGCGACGGCGCAGCTTTATGGATTGGACCAGCATGAAGGGAAGGCGCATCTGCGCCAACTGTCCGATTCGGCTGACAGGTTGACCCGCACATTTGAGGCGCGTTACGTGCTGGAGGGCGCACTTGCCAATGCCACACTGGGGGCGACCATTTCGGTTGCCATCGGCGGCACGCCAACCGCCATCAATAGTGAAGTCCAGGTGCCAGTCGCCTCTCTCTATGACGCGGGTAAAGGTCCGGGTGTATGGGTGGTGAGTCGGGAGCCTGAGCAGGTGACCTGGCGCCCTGTAACGTTTCTCGGTTTGAGTGATGCTGAAACTGCACGTGTGACAGGTCATCTCAATGTCAATGATCGTATTGTCGCGTTGGGCGTTCACCTTTTAAGCGAGGGCGAGCAGGTCAGGGCTCAGGTGGCAGGCAACGCTCAGGCAGCGGTGGCTGAGGTGCGCCGATGA
- a CDS encoding TetR/AcrR family transcriptional regulator: MNPLSVSSSSTRGPAEHEIRDQIVAAANEHFSQYGYSKTTVSDLAKAIGFSKAYIYKFFDSKQAIGEAICSNCLSQIIAAVEEAINAVGISPTERFRRLVKSLITKGVDLFFNDRKLYDIAAFSASERWPSSQVYDMRIKHFVLQIVREGRELGEFERKTPLDETVESIHLALRPYINPLLLQHNLDVVEEAPGLISSLILRSLMP; the protein is encoded by the coding sequence ATGAACCCATTATCCGTTTCCTCTTCCAGCACTCGCGGTCCTGCCGAACACGAAATCCGAGACCAGATAGTCGCGGCGGCCAACGAACATTTCAGTCAATACGGTTACAGCAAGACAACAGTCTCCGACCTCGCGAAAGCGATCGGTTTTTCCAAGGCGTATATCTACAAGTTCTTCGACTCCAAGCAGGCGATTGGTGAAGCCATTTGCAGCAATTGCCTGTCGCAAATCATTGCGGCCGTGGAGGAAGCTATCAATGCCGTGGGTATCTCACCCACGGAGCGATTTCGACGATTGGTCAAAAGCCTTATAACCAAAGGGGTTGACCTGTTTTTTAATGATCGAAAACTGTATGACATCGCGGCGTTCTCTGCGTCGGAGCGCTGGCCCAGCTCGCAGGTCTATGACATGCGAATCAAACACTTCGTACTGCAAATTGTACGAGAGGGGCGTGAACTCGGAGAGTTTGAGCGCAAGACGCCTTTGGATGAGACAGTGGAGTCGATTCACCTCGCACTACGCCCCTACATCAACCCTTTGCTGTTGCAGCACAACCTTGACGTCGTTGAAGAGGCCCCTGGGCTCATTTCCAGCCTTATTCTGCGCAGCCTGATGCCTTAA
- a CDS encoding efflux transporter outer membrane subunit, which yields MHPFRFAVLLSFGMVTGCSVGPDYSEPKVELPAHFSAHPPTTRTVDSTSSDLTVWWKAFNDPVLSQLINRALEQNLDLAQATARIEQAHAGLGAANAALLPSATVSGQAARARQSLETPLGQVLNSDPSYNRYGSAYEANLNAGWELDVFGGLRRGKEAAVADYQASQAAAVATRLAVVAQTADLYISIRGLQARLEIARKQVETRQHLLATIEHLYAKGLAAELQLNQTQGSLNQAQATVPVLQAGLDSAMNAMDVILGKPPGTYTAQLAQSTHIPDVPQFASLGSPADLLRRRPDLIVAERRLAASNARIGEAISEYYPKFSVGALIGSATSVSSGNLFSNDASQASAVLGLRWRLFDFGRINAQIDLAKGQEAEALAAYRQSVLRASEDVETAFSALINREQQLKQLAQGEIAFTKARDRSFTAYEKGVVSLIEVLGADENLLAASDGRAQAQTESARAAVATFKALGGGWQHESQDPRFLSSAQ from the coding sequence ATGCACCCTTTCCGTTTTGCCGTTTTGCTAAGTTTCGGTATGGTCACAGGCTGCTCGGTGGGCCCTGACTATTCGGAGCCCAAAGTAGAACTGCCCGCGCATTTTTCAGCGCATCCACCTACAACACGAACAGTTGACTCAACCTCCAGCGATCTTACCGTCTGGTGGAAGGCTTTCAATGACCCCGTTCTCAGCCAGTTAATCAATCGAGCCCTTGAACAGAACCTCGATTTAGCTCAGGCAACCGCCAGGATCGAACAGGCTCACGCGGGCTTGGGAGCAGCTAATGCCGCTCTTTTGCCGTCGGCCACCGTCAGTGGCCAAGCGGCTAGAGCGCGACAATCCTTGGAAACACCGTTGGGCCAAGTGCTGAATTCAGATCCATCCTATAACCGCTACGGTAGTGCTTATGAGGCGAATCTCAATGCTGGCTGGGAACTTGATGTGTTTGGAGGATTACGTCGAGGCAAGGAAGCAGCCGTGGCCGACTACCAGGCGTCCCAAGCAGCAGCAGTTGCCACACGGCTAGCAGTGGTAGCGCAGACTGCTGACCTTTACATCAGCATCCGCGGCCTGCAAGCACGCCTGGAAATTGCCCGAAAGCAAGTAGAGACGCGACAACACCTGCTCGCCACCATCGAACATCTCTACGCCAAAGGACTGGCTGCTGAACTGCAGCTGAATCAGACTCAAGGATCGTTGAACCAAGCGCAAGCAACGGTGCCAGTACTGCAGGCTGGCCTTGATTCGGCAATGAACGCTATGGATGTCATCTTGGGTAAGCCACCGGGTACTTATACTGCGCAGTTGGCTCAATCGACACACATCCCGGATGTACCACAATTCGCCAGCCTGGGCTCTCCAGCGGACCTCCTGCGCCGACGTCCAGATTTGATCGTCGCAGAGCGCCGGCTGGCGGCATCAAACGCTCGCATCGGCGAAGCCATTTCCGAGTACTACCCCAAGTTTTCCGTAGGCGCGCTGATAGGCAGCGCGACGTCGGTCTCCAGCGGAAATCTTTTCTCCAACGATGCCAGTCAGGCATCGGCGGTATTGGGACTACGCTGGAGGCTGTTCGACTTTGGCCGTATTAACGCTCAGATTGACTTGGCCAAGGGGCAAGAAGCTGAAGCGTTAGCCGCCTATCGCCAGTCAGTGCTACGGGCCTCCGAGGATGTCGAAACCGCTTTTTCCGCGCTGATCAACCGCGAGCAGCAGCTTAAACAGCTTGCGCAGGGTGAAATTGCTTTTACAAAAGCCCGAGACAGATCATTCACCGCCTACGAAAAAGGCGTGGTGAGCCTGATCGAAGTACTGGGTGCCGATGAGAACTTGTTAGCCGCATCTGATGGCAGAGCACAAGCCCAAACGGAATCGGCTCGAGCTGCGGTGGCCACATTCAAAGCATTGGGTGGCGGTTGGCAACACGAGTCACAAGACCCGCGATTTCTCTCGAGTGCCCAATAA
- a CDS encoding cysteine hydrolase family protein, with the protein MNPSTTALVLIEFQNDFTTPGGVFHDAVKDVMHATDMLANTATTVQQARKLGVKIIHLPIQFADGYPELTLRSYGILKGVADGSAFRAGSWGAEITDALTHESSDIVVEGKRGLDGFATTGLDLVLRNNGIQHLVVAGFLTNCCVEGTVRTGYEKGYEVVTLTDCTATFTDEQQHAAEQFTLPMFSQTLKHTQFLAALNAK; encoded by the coding sequence ATGAACCCGAGTACAACCGCCCTTGTGTTGATTGAATTCCAGAATGACTTCACCACCCCGGGTGGGGTCTTCCACGACGCCGTCAAAGACGTCATGCATGCCACCGACATGCTTGCCAACACCGCCACTACGGTGCAACAAGCGCGCAAACTCGGCGTGAAGATCATCCACCTGCCCATCCAGTTTGCCGACGGTTATCCAGAGCTGACCCTGCGCTCCTACGGGATTCTCAAAGGCGTGGCAGATGGCAGCGCCTTCCGCGCCGGCAGCTGGGGCGCTGAAATCACCGATGCACTGACCCATGAATCAAGCGACATCGTGGTCGAGGGCAAGCGTGGGCTGGACGGTTTCGCCACCACGGGCCTGGACCTGGTGCTGCGCAACAATGGCATCCAGCATCTGGTGGTGGCGGGTTTTCTCACCAACTGTTGCGTTGAAGGCACCGTCCGGACCGGCTATGAAAAGGGCTATGAGGTGGTGACACTGACCGATTGCACAGCGACCTTCACCGATGAACAACAACACGCCGCCGAGCAATTTACCTTGCCGATGTTTTCGCAAACGCTGAAGCACACACAGTTCCTGGCCGCGTTGAACGCCAAATAA
- a CDS encoding heavy metal translocating P-type ATPase, with protein sequence MLAKWLDPLLLLLTALTLAAGGIAHVAQQPDWASMCWAAGSLVMVAVLLIEIVGRLARREAGVDLIALLSITSALFFGQALVSAVIALMLATGRALEYFTKQRADRELRALIDRAPHFAWLQEGGSLRKIPIEQVTLNQTLLVRLGEVIPVDGRLLSSTAVLDESALSGESLPVTRREGELLHSGVSNVGAPILLISTRTAAQSTYAGIVRMAESARRSRAPFVRMADRYAVFFIPLTLLIAGLAWQLSGDPLRALAVLVVATPCPLILAVPIAFISGISRAAQRGILIKDGATLEALATVKQVFLDKTGTLTSGHARLQSIEVNGLHDPQRLLGLAASLAQASTHPICQAIVEAAHQGQLSLSVPQGVEESPGAGLCGCVDGMQVRFGTLSFAHKDAEATGWVVAMLRRMDHLACSGSFIDVDGKLAGLFVFSDNIRRETPQTLRRLRNRGIEKIVMLTGDRLETAEMIALSAGIDELRAGLTPEDKVRALQQDGQHASTLMVGDGINDAPALAAADVGVAIGASGATASAQAAGVVLLVDRLDRLVEALDIARRTRYIARQGVLVGMGLSLLAMAVAASGYLQPLIGAMVQEGIDVVIILNALRALGPWWGRRKQTLTAEHIDRLHDEHQQLTAVLNDLHQMANDFAQRPVAQARSDLVALVDKLQTVLAQHEHNDEDTLYPLLTLSMPGEDPMSAMSHAHREIFRLIHLLARMSSDFSSDPATAPADEIQHQLIRLDTLVRLHFDQEDELFHNLDWR encoded by the coding sequence ATGCTCGCTAAGTGGCTGGATCCCCTCCTATTGCTGCTCACGGCACTGACGCTGGCGGCCGGGGGCATTGCGCATGTCGCGCAGCAGCCTGATTGGGCATCTATGTGTTGGGCCGCAGGCAGCCTGGTGATGGTTGCGGTGCTGCTCATCGAGATTGTGGGGCGTCTTGCCCGGCGCGAGGCCGGTGTGGACCTGATTGCGTTGCTGTCCATCACCTCGGCGCTGTTTTTCGGGCAGGCACTGGTGTCCGCGGTGATCGCCTTGATGCTGGCGACCGGACGAGCCCTGGAGTACTTCACCAAGCAACGCGCTGACCGTGAGTTGCGTGCGCTCATCGACCGCGCGCCACACTTTGCCTGGTTGCAGGAGGGCGGCAGCCTGCGCAAGATCCCCATCGAGCAGGTCACGCTGAATCAGACATTGCTGGTGCGGTTGGGGGAGGTGATACCGGTCGATGGTCGCTTGCTGAGTTCGACGGCCGTTCTGGACGAATCGGCGCTCAGTGGTGAGTCGTTGCCCGTCACCCGTCGAGAGGGTGAGCTGCTGCACAGCGGTGTTTCCAACGTCGGCGCGCCGATCTTGCTGATTTCCACGCGAACAGCTGCGCAGAGCACCTATGCCGGCATCGTGCGGATGGCCGAGTCAGCGCGCCGTTCACGCGCTCCTTTCGTGCGCATGGCTGACCGTTATGCAGTGTTCTTTATCCCGCTGACATTGTTGATTGCCGGGTTGGCCTGGCAACTGAGCGGCGATCCTTTGCGAGCGTTGGCTGTTCTGGTGGTGGCGACACCTTGCCCTTTGATTCTGGCGGTACCGATTGCGTTTATCTCGGGTATTTCAAGGGCAGCGCAACGCGGGATCCTGATCAAGGATGGCGCGACCTTGGAAGCACTGGCCACGGTCAAGCAGGTTTTTCTCGACAAGACCGGTACTCTGACCAGCGGCCATGCTCGTCTGCAGTCGATAGAGGTCAACGGACTGCACGATCCGCAACGCTTGCTTGGCCTGGCCGCGTCTCTGGCGCAGGCCTCGACACATCCTATCTGCCAGGCAATTGTTGAAGCAGCCCATCAGGGGCAGTTGTCGCTCAGCGTCCCGCAGGGCGTGGAAGAAAGCCCGGGCGCGGGGCTTTGTGGGTGCGTCGATGGCATGCAGGTGCGCTTTGGTACTTTGTCTTTTGCGCACAAAGACGCCGAGGCAACCGGCTGGGTCGTAGCCATGCTGCGCCGCATGGACCACCTGGCGTGCAGCGGAAGCTTCATCGACGTGGACGGGAAACTCGCGGGCCTGTTTGTTTTCTCGGACAACATTCGGCGCGAAACGCCACAGACGCTGCGTCGACTGCGCAACAGAGGCATCGAAAAGATCGTCATGCTCACCGGGGATCGCCTGGAAACTGCCGAGATGATTGCGCTGTCTGCCGGGATTGACGAGTTGCGTGCCGGGTTGACCCCTGAAGATAAAGTGCGGGCGCTACAGCAGGATGGCCAGCACGCCAGCACGCTGATGGTCGGCGATGGCATCAATGACGCACCGGCGCTGGCGGCGGCTGATGTCGGTGTGGCAATCGGAGCCAGCGGCGCCACCGCTTCTGCACAAGCCGCTGGTGTTGTGCTGCTGGTGGATCGACTGGATCGTCTGGTCGAGGCACTGGACATCGCCCGGCGCACCCGTTACATCGCGCGCCAGGGAGTGCTGGTCGGCATGGGGTTGTCATTGCTGGCCATGGCCGTGGCAGCCTCGGGTTACCTGCAGCCGCTGATCGGCGCCATGGTGCAGGAGGGCATAGACGTGGTGATCATCCTCAATGCCCTGCGGGCACTGGGGCCGTGGTGGGGAAGGAGGAAACAAACGCTCACCGCTGAGCATATCGATCGCCTGCATGATGAGCATCAACAACTCACTGCCGTATTGAATGATCTGCACCAAATGGCCAATGACTTTGCCCAGCGTCCAGTTGCGCAAGCACGGAGCGACCTGGTGGCGCTGGTCGACAAGCTGCAAACAGTACTGGCGCAGCACGAACACAACGACGAAGACACACTCTACCCGCTGCTGACGCTGAGCATGCCGGGCGAGGACCCCATGTCAGCGATGAGCCATGCTCACCGAGAGATCTTTCGCCTTATCCATTTACTCGCGCGCATGAGCAGCGACTTCAGTTCCGACCCCGCGACGGCACCTGCTGACGAGATTCAGCATCAGCTGATTCGCCTGGACACCCTCGTGCGCCTGCACTTTGATCAGGAGGACGAACTGTTTCACAATCTGGATTGGCGCTAG